The proteins below are encoded in one region of Phaeodactylum tricornutum CCAP 1055/1 chromosome 3, complete sequence:
- a CDS encoding predicted protein gives MKYLVAVTTLLSTVSVSAFVPQKAAFGALTPFGSRTGVKMADTETIFDQEQYIAESKEMRLKHLEEQAMFALKIAVENYGNAVFPNAMIAGDVVITHLLSRLGYLENGKAKIMVVDTFHLFPETMEFLEKLEEHYNFKADVFCADKIPVGDKDAFDKRYGANLWKEDIDEYDRVCKVEPFQRGLKTLKTDCMINGRTRWQGFERAWIDLFENAPIGGGLAKCNPIAYWTLEDTFDYIAKYDVPYHPLHEKGYPSIGDAKDTIPVPEDGSVRF, from the exons ATGAAGTATCTCGTGGCTGTGACGACACTATTGAGCACCGTGTCGGTGTCGGCTTTTGTGCCTCAAAAAGCGGCCTTTGGCGCCTTGACTCCTTTTGGATCTCGCACTGGAGTGAAAATGGCCGATACGGAAACGATCTTTGACCAGGAACAGTACATTGCCGAATCCAAAGAAATGCGGCTCAAACATTTGGAGGAGCAGGCCATGTTTGCTCTCAAGATTGCTGTGGAGAATTACG GCAACGCGGTCTTTCCCAACGCCATGATTGCGGGCGATGTTGTTATTACTCACCTCTTGTCGCGTCTCGGATACCTGGAAAACGGCAAAGCCAAAATTATGGTTGTCGATACCTTCCATCTCTTCCCCGAAACGATGGAGTTTCTTGAGAAATTGGAAGAGCACTACAATTTCAAGGCCGACGTCTTCTGCGCCGACAAGATACCCGTTGGCGACAAGGATGCCTTCGACAAGCGCTACGGTGCCAATCTTTGGAAGGAAGATATAGACGAGTATGACCGCGTTTGCAAGGTGGAGCCTTTCCAGCGAGGTCTCAAAACACTCAAGACTGACTGCATGATCAACGGACGTACCCGATGGCAAGGATTCGAACGCGCCTGGATTGATTTGTTCGAAAACGCTCCCATTGGTGGCGGACTCGCCAAATGCAACCCCATTGCCTACTGGACTTTGGAAGATACCTTTGACTATATTGCCAAATACGATGTCCCGTACCACCCGCTCCACGAAAAGGGATACCCCAGTATTGGTGACGCCAAGGACACTATTCCGGTTCCGGAAGACGGCTCGGTTCGATTT
- a CDS encoding predicted protein, translating to MRSERSSPSGSKESTSQDVADVAVIGAGWWSQGWHIPQLSRNTRANLVGIVDSASQPRSNLNPHLESLEALARKYDTAVFSSVSDLLANTPTLDGVIVATPHSTHYNIGKEIYDANRNREKPIHILMEKPMTTNIEEAYQLHQLVASRPEVSFLINHSANYRSQTKAAHQAVPQLGSLRHGSIFMASALSWIFEDPSNTGWNVPGPDMLGNGFAWGQSSHVLAWVFYVCPQLSPIEVYCRMTHSAATGADVALSGTIICRDCHSDNEVILSVAGTSLLPGNEHSDPPVGKQIQFKLYGEDGAIIYCGDTRDENTGNLELRRVSMDGVVELPVGPGFAFENLETEHDGPESLQAFLDACVGKSTHVGADSLVGLKTVQVLDAMYRSHASGQSEPVRHADAE from the exons ATGCGTAGCGAACGAAGTTCCCCTTCCGGCTCTAAGGAATCAACATCTCAAGATGTTGCCGATGTAGCGGTGATTGGAGCCGGCTGGTGGTCACAAGGATGGCATATACCACAGTTGAGTCGGAACACTCGGGCCAATCTCGTAGGAATTGTCGATTCTGCCTCTCAGCCCCGATCGAATCTCAATCCTCATCTCGAGTCGCTCGAAGCGCTGGCACGAAAGTACGACACTGCCGTATTTTCCTCCGTGTCGGACCTTCTGGCGAACACACCCACTTTGGACGGTGTAATTGTGGCAACGCCGCATTCGACTCACTACAACATTGGTAAAGAAATCTACGACGCCAACAGGAACAGGGAAAAACCAATCCATATTCTCATGGAAAAGCCCATGACAACCAACATAGAGGAAGCCTACCAGCTGCACCAACTGGTGGCGTCCCGTCCGGAGGTTTCCTTCCTAATCAACCATTCGGCCAACTACCGTTCGCAAACAAAGGCAGCACATCAAGCTGTCCCCCAACTAGGGAGTTTGCGGCATGGCTCGATCTTCATGGCGTCTGCTCTGAGTTGGATCTTT GAAGACCCTTCGAACACTGGTTGGAACGTTCCGGGGCCTGACATGCTGGGGAACGGCTTTGCGTGGGGTCAATCGTCGCACGTCTTGGCTTGGGTGTTCTACGTATGCCCGCAACTTAGCCCTATCGAGGTATACTGCCGCATGACGCATTCTGCCGCCACTGGAGCTGATGTTGCACTTTCTGGAACGATCATTTGCCGAGATTGCCACTCCGACAATGAAGTCATCCTTTCCGTTGCCGGTACCAGTTTACTTCCGGGCAATGAGCACTCGGACCCTCCGGTTGGCAAACAAATTCAATTCAAACTCTACGGCGAAGACGGTGCTATTATCTACTGCGGCGATACACGGGATGAGAACACCGGAAATCTGGAACTGCGCCGCGTGTCGATGGATGGTGTCGTGGAGTTGCCTGTTGGTCCGGGATTTGCCTTTGAGAATTTAGAAACAGAACATGATGGGCCTGAGTCATTGCAGGCTTTCTTGGATGCTTGTGTAGGAAAATCAACGCATGTGGGGGCCGACAGTTTGGTTGGACTCAAAACGGTTCAAGTATTGGATGCCATGTACCGCAGCCACGCTTCCGGTCAATCCGAACCTGTACGGCATGCGGATGCGGAATAA
- a CDS encoding predicted protein codes for VDGAERTWDRDLWEEENSVVKKISSSADALEIKKSGKPAVIAVYAPWCQFSQAMEDQFEEFAKAVGDDVDVYSFRGDEEREFVMANLNTNSFPTVNVIKADGTAVKYESEERTVEAFKKFMEKTL; via the coding sequence GTGGACGGAGCCGAGCGTACCTGGGACCGGGATTTGTGGGAGGAAGAGAATAGTGTGGTCAAGAAAATCTCGTCGTCCGCGGATGCTTTGGAAATCAAAAAGTCGGGCAAGCCCGCCGTAATTGCCGTCTATGCACCCTGGTGTCAATTCAGCCAGGCTATGGAGGATCAATTTGAGGAATTTGCGAAAGCAGTAGGAGACGATGTCGACGTTTACAGTTTCCGCGGAGACGAAGAACGAGAGTTTGTCATGGCTAACTTGAACACCAACTCGTTCCCGACCGTCAATGTGATCAAGGCAGACGGTACCGCAGTGAAGTACGAGTCGGAGGAACGTACTGTCGAAGCTTTTAAAAAGTTCATGGAAAAGACACTTTAG
- a CDS encoding predicted protein, translated as MASAKKKSRKSVTPRKESIGEESVASAGSRTTRQDRKRRNSDATTDASNPTKTPTRASKKLESSNSCKNSKRKSPQVNVEQHKTQKMQTPETLAIATPSKSSATKSKSSTSRRKKTSPPTNTVIGVKAPPTLDVQVHRLRHLGYHPKPIVAMAATPPSVSESYLAIARDNGSVELKSVQQKFRTIATIAGFPSRIVTVMTWVHDCGEESSPNPASLPKLVGASRDGSLFFIDFTTGQLSNTISSGGGGIFCLATLGPYSSFVAAGCEDGSIRIYDVSDKPVLLSTMPSTGAAVLALAWHRGINAARNNSMAGTTIFAGVADGTIRRYDCVSTEGTNKNNSSRISWKSTLRMTVENFGRNIPTRVWSISILKDGTVVSGDSLGHVQFWDGDSGSLQQTFIQNDEKADVLCMAVSQDEDKVFASGIDSRVVCIERPPMTPGGDGLAGRKWTLTHAHRPHTHDVKCMTVCQQHKAIEREGKLKTITVDLLCSGGMDTKVCLYQVREFPTRRPLTLYPWPSSSPIMLAKQARLLLMRREDRVDLYRLGPQQTGDLNTPVLVPEEETLVGSVQVKTPSNLACTAISNDGSLLAICNAVSLLVFRIAFSEQGTMTPTRIPQDFSFLGPCNAVRFTPTNDLVVATADGKIQNLPFTPNMAASATESMYETRDAVKQTIITQASQNSLSVESLEISVDGRWMATMQSGLCGEDRISLYHSSSPRESFSHWWTIPPLDTAVSAIAFLSIDSPVLVVACCNYATPWSEEAGYPLDKAMPLELSNRNDFPVRLAVNPTSASQFLVGSFGAFVTMSMDKSYPKFCRNVPEIHVRGRKRKRSLSVTSSDEVDQSAAACTCCLRYNSMLFVDFVDENEMVVVEQPWMSVVATFPQGLQRKVYGA; from the exons ATGGCAAGtgcgaaaaagaagagccGCAAGTCGGTGACCCCACGCAAGGAATCCATAGGGGAAGAGTCGGTGGCGTCGGCCGGATCTCGAACAACTCGCCAGGACAGGAAACGGCGTAACAGTGACGCCACTACGGATGCCTCCAACCCGACTAAAACGCCAACTCGAGCATCTAAAAAGCTCGAATCTTCAAATTCATGCAAAAATTCCAAGCGCAAGAGCCCGCAGGTCAACGTTGAACAACACAAAACCCAGAAAATGCAAACTCCGGAAACGCTAGCAATTGCTACCCCAAGCAAATCGAGCGCAACCAAGTCAAAATCGAGCACTTCCCGAAGGAAGAAAACTTCACCACCCACCAATACCGTGATTGGAGTCAAGGCTCCCCCTACACTCGACGTACAGGTGCATCGTCTACGGCATTTGGGCTACCACCCCAAGCCGATTGTCGCGATGGCGGCAACGCCGCCGTCCGTTTCCGAATCCTACCTGGCAATCGCCCGCGACAACGGCTCGGTGGAGCTCAAGTCCGTGCAGCAAAAGTTTCGTACCATTGCAACGATCGCCGGATTTCCGAGTCGAATCGTTACCGTTATGACGTGGGTACACGATTGCGGCGAAGAGTCGTCTCCGAACCCGGCCTCGTTGCCAAAACTGGTCGGCGCCTCCAGAGATGGATCTCTATTCTTCATTGACTTTACAACAGGACAATTGAGCAATACGATTTCGAGTGGAGGAGGTGGTATTTTTTGTCTAGCAACTCTCGGTCCATATTCCAGTTTTGTAGCCGCAGGCTGCGAGGATGGATCCATCCGTATATACGACGTGTCCGATAAGCCGGTACTCCTGTCCACAATGCCTTCAACCGGGGCGGCAGTCTTGGCATTGGCCTGGCATCGAGGAATAAATGCGGCCAGAAACAATTCAATGGCCGGTACAACCATTTTTGCTGGAGTCGCCGATGGGACAATTCGACGGTACGATTGTGTCTCCACCGAAGGCACCAACAAGAACAATTCGTCCCGGATTTCTTGGAAGTCGACACTACGCATGACGGTGGAGAATTTTGGTCGCAACATCCCAACACGAGTATGGAGTATATCCATTCTAAAGGATGGTACAGTCGTATCGGGAGACTCACTCGGACACGTTCAGTTCTGGGACGGCGACAGCGGTTCTCTCCAGCAAACCTTTATCCAAAATGATGAGAAGGCGGACGTTCTATGCATGGCCGTATCTCAGGACGAGGACAAAGTATTTGCCAGTGGGATTGATTCACGTGTTGTTTGTATTGAAAGGCCGCCGATGACTCCGGGTGGCGATGGTCTGGCGGGTCGGAAATGGACCTTAACACATGCTCATCGGCCTCATACACATGATGTCAAGTGCATGACTGTTTGCCAGCAACACAAGGCTATTGAAAGGGAAGGAAAACTGAAAACAATAACGGTTGATCTTCTTTGCAGTGGGGGTATGGATACGAAAGTCTGCTTATATCAGGTGCGTGAGTTTCCTACTCGACGGCCACTAACATTATATCCTTGGCCGTCGTCGAGTCCAATCATGTTGGCAAAGCAAGCTCGCTTGCTTTTGATGAGACGTGAAGATCGAGTTGATCTGTATCGCTTAGGCCCTCAACAAACAGGTGATTTGAATACCCCAGTTCTCGTGcctgaagaagaaacgctGGTGGGAAGTGTGCAAGTGAAGACGCCGTCGAATTTGGCGTGCACGGCGATTAGCAACGACGGCTCACTTTTGGCGATATGCAACGCTGTGTCTCTCCTTGTCTTCCGGATCGCATTTAGCGAACAAGGTACTATGACACCGACAAGAATACCACAggacttttcttttcttgggCCATGCAACGCAGTTCGCTTTACTCCAACTAACGATCTTGTAGTGGCCACAGCCGACGGGAAGAttcaaaatcttcctttcACGCCAAATATGGCAGCTTCAGCGACAGAATCGATGTACGAAACGAGAGACGCGGTGAAACAGACCATAATCACGCAAGCCTCGCAAAACTCGCTATCCGTGGAATCCTTGGAAATTTCTGTTGATGGTCGATGGATGGCTACCATGCAGAGTGGTCTTTGTGGCGAAGACCGTATATCACTTTATCACAGCAGCAGCCCGAGAGAAAGCTTCAGCCATTGGTGGACAATTCCTCCGTTGGATACCGCTGTTTCTGCTATTGCATTTTTGAGCATTGACTCTCCagtgttggtggtggcatGCTGTAACTACGCAAC CCCTTGGAGCGAAGAAGCTGGCTATCCTCTGGATAAGGCGATGCCACTGGAACTCTCAAATCGAAACGATTTTCCCGTGCGCCTTGCCGTCAACCCCACCTCAGCATCCCAATTTCTCGTG GGCTCTTTCGGTGCTTTCGTGACAATGTCCATGGACAAGAGCTATCCCAAGTTTTGTCGAAACGTTCCAGAGATACATGTTCGTGGGCGCAAACGCAAGCGATCCCTGTCCGTAACAAGTTCAGATGAAGTTGATCAGAGTGCAGCAGCTTGCACTTGCTGTTTGCGGTACAATAGCATGCTCTTCGTGGACTTCGTCGATGAGAACGAAATGGTGGTAGTCGAACAACCGTGGATGAGTGTTGTTGCTACGTTTCCACAAGGGCTCCAGCGTAAAGTGTACGGGGCTTAG
- a CDS encoding predicted protein — translation MESSVTKTAKDALQAKASAYRAGYRSSCHDEKDTHSYGSLLEQAATALIGQNRRQTPLINAGYAVRIAVILDQVGSFLRLPVLHRHSYDIEDTKSTNRNRKQLIFLGAGLDVTGIWAALLSDPGNVDIHVLEVDFPDVVNAKRDFLERNLKWTRADDNAGEDVVCYSVNGSSLTTFTLVAADLRKASKYGNIAGAAHPNVATLVVSELVVAYLGEVVCQTLLQFCASTLCENRESAMILYEPLKPVEYDRSVLSAYQRCYYAHFKAKLERGESETGQHHSVLAPVGASCEAVTTRLLQYGFAFPRIIDVGTAALYARAHGAMLTPLEMFDEHMALDLHLRSYALAVAFSPSRHITNLILERTLCPWVTGVRPSRFQLDRVRGGSIGWLSAIERCDENQVRTLFEGTYEHLFEMYPGVHRMVKSVLKKDLLATVGKDGDSISDIAQRFRDMGGFFLVATECHDMSDTVQRKIVGCIGLRRYAEGKKSIEGSNMYEITRFFVDPHMRACGVGNELWNFAKGLVMQQDGFSSTTSSTGVSFVATTPVFLKEANAFYPSQGFVIKKETTMGGIPMRTYIHTYNSTSNR, via the coding sequence ATGGAATCTTCCGTCACAAAAACTGCCAAGGACGCACTACAAGCCAAAGCATCGGCATATCGCGCCGGCTATCGGTCGTCGTGTCACGATGAAAAGGACACACATTCCTACGGATCTCTATTGGAACAGGCTGCGACCGCGCTTATAGGTCAAAATCGACGCCAGACGCCGCTCATCAATGCTGGATATGCAGTGCGAATAGCTGTTATTCTAGATCAAGTTGGTTCCTTTTTGAGGCTGCCGGTTTTACATAGACATTCGTATGATATTGAGGACACGAAATCTACAAACAGGAACCGAAAGCAACTCATTTTTCTCGGTGCTGGTTTGGATGTGACAGGAATCTGGGCTGCTTTGCTATCTGATCCTGGTAATGTAGATATTCACGTTCTTGAAGTTGACTTTCCGGACGTTGTCAACGCCAAACgtgactttttggaaagaaaccTTAAATGGACGAGGGCAGACGACAACGCAGGTGAGGATGTCGTCTGCTATTCCGTTAATGGCTCGTCGTTGACCACATTTACATTGGTCGCTGCGGACCTACGGAAAGCAAGCAAGTATGGAAACATTGCTGGTGCGGCTCACCCAAACGTTGCGACTCTCGTTGTCTCAGAACTCGTGGTTGCATACTTGGGCGAGGTTGTCTGCCAGACTCTGTTACAGTTTTGTGCATCCACCCTTTGCGAAAACCGCGAAAGCGCCATGATTTTGTACGAACCACTCAAACCAGTCGAATACGATCGGTCCGTACTAAGTGCTTACCAGAGATGCTACTACGCTCACTTCAAGGCCAAGTTAGAACGGGGTGAGTCGGAAACAGGACAACACCATTCCGTCCTGGCACCTGTCGGCGCGTCGTGCGAAGCGGTGACGACACGACTCCTGCAGTACGGTTTTGCTTTCCCGAGAATTATCGATGTGGGAACTGCAGCACTGTACGCAAGAGCGCACGGCGCCATGCTGACCCCCTTGGAAATGTTTGACGAACATATGGCTTTAGATCTTCATTTGCGTTCCTATGCTCTGGCTGTAGCTTTTTCTCCGTCACGACATATCACAAATCTGATTTTGGAGCGTACTCTTTGCCCTTGGGTGACAGGAGTTCGCCCATCTCGATTCCAATTAGATCGAGTACGTGGGGGCAGCATCGGTTGGTTGTCAGCAATAGAACGTTGTGACGAGAATCAAGTCCGCACGCTTTTTGAAGGTACATACGAGCATTTATTTGAAATGTACCCGGGCGTTCATAGAATGGTCAAATCGGTTCTCAAAAAGGATTTGCTAGCGACGGTCGGCAAGGACGGAGATTCTATTTCCGATATTGCGCAAAGATTTCGGGACATGGGTGGCTTTTTCCTAGTTGCCACTGAGTGCCACGATATGAGCGACACTGTCCAGCGAAAAATTGTTGGATGCATAGGCTTGCGACGCTATGCCGAAGGAAAGAAAAGTATAGAGGGTTCAAACATGTACGAGATTACTCGTTTCTTTGTTGACCCACATATGCGCGCATGCGGCGTCGGAAACGAACTTTGGAACTTTGCCAAAGGCTTGGTAATGCAGCAAGACGGATTTTCATCGACAACATCGAGCACGGGTGTTTCTTTCGTTGCTACCACGCCGGTGTTTTTGAAAGAAGCTAATGCATTTTATCCTTCGCAAGGGTTTGTCATCAAGAAAGAAACTACCATGGGAGGCATACCGATGCgcacatacatacatacatacaacAGCACCAGCAACCGCTAA